A window of the Nitrosopumilus ureiphilus genome harbors these coding sequences:
- a CDS encoding UbiA prenyltransferase family protein, with the protein MVNNISNSPYFRYNDNQTSVKSIYLTLLPFVTSRIKITYVFVMIALVSGLIALGMFSNDTNQLNSINAAIIIFGTGACVTMASLATYLYNDLYDIKSDSKNNRNIRLSDVQYQYNVIFGATVLLFVSSGMIAFALNFFSGIACLAFIALSVVYSHPATSLKDKFMVKTIVTAAGASLASMIGIFSYSTSLEAFVVSDVLWTLPLLSFLFYFVLGPLGDISDFKGDKFANKVTIPIKIGVTNTFYLMFGVIFTISLVLIFLYVMYDTHIITPIIGICISLLLASLLQNTKSNPDKQRIKHARKYSRWHLLGMLCSVLVGTLL; encoded by the coding sequence TTGGTAAATAATATCAGTAATTCACCATATTTTAGATATAATGACAATCAGACGTCAGTAAAATCAATCTATCTTACACTATTACCGTTTGTAACATCACGAATCAAGATTACCTATGTCTTTGTAATGATTGCCCTGGTGTCTGGTCTGATTGCCCTTGGAATGTTCTCAAATGATACTAATCAACTGAATTCTATAAATGCAGCAATTATAATTTTTGGAACAGGGGCATGCGTTACCATGGCATCGCTTGCAACATACCTGTATAACGATCTTTATGACATAAAATCTGACAGTAAAAACAATCGCAACATCAGACTTTCAGATGTACAATACCAGTATAATGTGATATTTGGTGCAACTGTTTTGCTTTTTGTATCATCTGGAATGATTGCCTTTGCGTTGAATTTTTTTTCAGGCATTGCGTGTCTTGCATTTATTGCATTGAGTGTTGTGTATTCACATCCAGCAACATCACTTAAAGACAAATTCATGGTAAAGACAATAGTTACAGCAGCTGGTGCGTCACTGGCATCAATGATTGGGATCTTTTCATATTCAACATCATTGGAAGCATTTGTTGTTTCAGATGTTTTATGGACTTTGCCTTTGTTGTCATTTTTGTTTTATTTTGTGTTAGGTCCGTTGGGAGACATTTCAGACTTTAAGGGAGACAAGTTTGCAAACAAGGTTACAATCCCAATAAAAATTGGAGTGACAAACACGTTTTATCTAATGTTTGGGGTCATTTTTACAATATCCCTAGTGTTGATATTTTTGTATGTAATGTATGATACACATATCATTACGCCAATTATTGGAATTTGTATTTCTTTGTTGTTGGCATCATTGTTACAAAACACAAAAAGCAATCCAGACAAACAGAGAATCAAGCATGCAAGGAAATATTCCAGGTGGCATCTTCTTGGGATGCTGTGTTCGGTCCTTGTAGGGACACTGTTGTAA
- a CDS encoding prefoldin subunit beta yields MSSPQMPPWLQEQIMKLQQSQQSLQSVMTQKQHLEMEKAETAKALDELKKIADGDAVFKQAGTVLIKSTKQELIDELEERTEMAKTRVTVLDKQEARLKESLKEQETKITEMMKSGSTSSTPPAEDNPRK; encoded by the coding sequence ATGTCATCACCACAAATGCCTCCGTGGCTTCAAGAGCAAATAATGAAACTACAACAATCTCAGCAAAGCCTCCAATCAGTTATGACTCAAAAACAACATCTTGAGATGGAAAAAGCAGAAACTGCAAAGGCACTAGATGAATTAAAAAAAATTGCAGATGGTGATGCCGTGTTTAAACAAGCAGGAACTGTTTTGATAAAATCAACAAAACAAGAACTAATTGATGAATTAGAAGAGAGAACAGAGATGGCAAAAACACGTGTAACTGTACTTGACAAACAAGAAGCACGTCTCAAAGAATCACTCAAAGAACAAGAAACAAAAATTACCGAAATGATGAAAAGCGGTTCTACAAGTTCTACGCCCCCAGCAGAAGATAATCCTAGAAAGTAA
- a CDS encoding ERCC4 domain-containing protein, which translates to MKLENLRIIVDERERKSGIPELLKSVGMNLEMKTLPIGDYIVGPETIVERKSIRDLMASVFDGRLFDQCSRLKEHFENPIVLMEGNVDEIEEITENPLIFYGAISTVVLDFKIPVIPTPSAAHTAKLLVSMCSRKESHKGPYLKKIKKSIDLERQQLSALCSLPGIGEKFAIRMLEKFGTPLKVFTATTADLAKVEGLGEARAKKIKNMLDSKSKHLKKSNQKTLHDTN; encoded by the coding sequence GTGAAATTAGAAAATCTCCGCATCATTGTCGATGAGCGAGAGCGCAAAAGTGGAATTCCTGAACTCTTAAAATCAGTTGGAATGAATCTTGAGATGAAGACACTTCCTATTGGAGATTATATTGTTGGACCTGAAACAATTGTTGAGCGAAAAAGTATCCGTGATCTTATGGCGTCAGTCTTTGATGGACGACTATTTGATCAGTGCTCACGACTAAAGGAGCACTTTGAGAATCCGATTGTTCTCATGGAGGGAAATGTCGATGAGATTGAAGAAATTACTGAAAACCCTCTGATATTTTATGGTGCAATATCTACAGTTGTTCTTGATTTTAAAATCCCCGTCATTCCTACGCCAAGCGCTGCTCACACTGCAAAATTGTTGGTATCGATGTGCTCTAGAAAAGAATCACATAAAGGACCCTATCTGAAAAAAATAAAAAAATCAATTGATCTAGAACGACAGCAACTATCGGCACTTTGCAGTTTACCTGGAATTGGAGAGAAATTTGCAATTAGAATGCTTGAGAAATTTGGAACCCCTCTGAAGGTTTTTACTGCAACAACTGCTGATTTGGCAAAAGTTGAGGGCCTAGGTGAAGCACGAGCCAAGAAAATAAAAAACATGTTAGACTCTAAAAGTAAACATCTAAAAAAATCTAATCAAAAAACTTTGCATGATACAAATTAA
- a CDS encoding sulfurtransferase has translation MLVSVDWLKEHLADTNVVILDTRPKTIFLYGHIPNAQFLSIEQIIRFDEFGSNLVAEQEKITDLFGSLGIDESKTVLLIGDAMDPSVARIVWTFLYFGHEKTCLLSANASDLQKHGLELTRQTSTPKPAKFSPKINNKIRIESDFLKDHLNDFVILDARSSQEFMGGHLPNSKLIPFTEGIGYDGNLFRDKGFLDELFLQNNVSKDKEIVCYCMHGHRASNLFLQLKIAGFENVKLYDGSFVEWNGKNLPLE, from the coding sequence ATGTTAGTATCAGTTGATTGGCTCAAAGAACACCTGGCTGATACTAATGTTGTAATTTTAGATACACGTCCCAAAACAATCTTCCTTTATGGGCATATTCCAAATGCTCAGTTCCTTTCCATAGAGCAGATAATTCGTTTTGATGAATTCGGGTCTAACCTAGTAGCTGAGCAAGAAAAAATTACTGATCTCTTTGGTAGTTTAGGAATTGATGAATCAAAAACAGTTCTATTGATTGGAGATGCAATGGATCCATCTGTTGCAAGAATTGTTTGGACGTTTTTGTATTTTGGACATGAAAAAACTTGTCTACTCAGTGCAAATGCATCTGATTTACAAAAACACGGATTAGAATTAACACGCCAAACATCAACTCCAAAACCTGCAAAATTCTCTCCAAAAATTAACAACAAAATCAGAATAGAATCTGATTTTCTAAAAGATCATTTGAATGATTTTGTAATTTTAGATGCACGTAGTTCTCAGGAATTCATGGGAGGTCATCTTCCAAACTCAAAACTTATTCCATTCACTGAAGGGATTGGTTATGACGGAAATCTATTTCGTGACAAGGGATTCCTTGATGAGTTATTTTTGCAAAACAATGTCTCAAAGGACAAAGAGATTGTTTGCTATTGTATGCATGGACACAGAGCATCAAATCTATTTTTGCAACTAAAAATTGCAGGATTTGAAAATGTAAAACTATATGACGGCTCTTTTGTAGAGTGGAATGGAAAAAATTTACCCCTTGAGTAA
- a CDS encoding NOB1 family endonuclease → MDFRILDASAFYAGVPFGSADDCYTTSLVYDEIKHIKKNQDALGTLLETNRLKIREPEKESTIAAVKAARDTGDYQQLSKQDVSVIALCIELNGEIISDDFAISNVARNLGLKISPIMTQGIADVGKWVHYCPGCRTNHTSGSECPMCGTPLKRKLLKG, encoded by the coding sequence TTGGATTTTAGAATTTTAGACGCTAGTGCATTTTATGCTGGAGTTCCGTTTGGATCAGCTGATGATTGCTACACAACATCTTTAGTTTATGATGAAATTAAACACATAAAAAAAAATCAAGATGCATTGGGAACATTACTTGAAACTAATAGATTGAAAATCAGAGAGCCTGAAAAAGAGTCAACAATAGCTGCAGTAAAGGCCGCAAGAGATACAGGGGACTATCAACAACTATCAAAGCAAGACGTCTCAGTCATTGCATTGTGCATTGAGCTAAACGGGGAGATAATTAGCGATGATTTTGCAATTTCAAATGTTGCAAGAAATCTTGGCCTAAAAATTTCACCAATAATGACTCAGGGGATTGCAGATGTTGGAAAATGGGTTCATTACTGTCCTGGGTGTAGAACTAATCATACCTCTGGAAGTGAATGTCCAATGTGTGGAACTCCATTAAAGAGAAAATTACTCAAGGGGTAA
- a CDS encoding NAD(+)/NADH kinase has product MKLQKVAVVSKVGSKDSEKAARDVAKKFLAKKSIVYTISPIEVEGAKKIEDLAELKKIKLDLVITLGGDGTTLRVFRNLQNETPILTINVGGNRGILAEITIEEIDDAINQILKGNFFLDKRIRVVASCGGVEFPPALNEIYISRVNLTKTAEIEIKFQNDTVKQKMDGVIIATPSGSTGHSFSLGGPILHESLNVLIITPVAPVYRLASIVVPDEKIEIICSQDCNIAMDAQVIKTAGYEEPIIIKKYNKPAVFVRLKKRGLRQMSKLGF; this is encoded by the coding sequence TTGAAGCTTCAAAAAGTTGCAGTTGTAAGTAAAGTAGGTTCAAAGGATTCAGAAAAAGCTGCAAGGGATGTCGCAAAAAAGTTTTTGGCAAAAAAATCTATAGTTTATACAATTTCCCCAATTGAGGTTGAAGGGGCAAAAAAAATAGAAGATTTAGCAGAGTTGAAAAAAATAAAACTTGACCTAGTCATCACTCTTGGCGGGGATGGAACAACTCTCAGGGTTTTTAGAAATCTGCAAAACGAGACACCAATTTTGACCATAAACGTAGGTGGAAACAGAGGAATCTTGGCTGAAATTACAATTGAAGAAATCGATGATGCAATAAATCAAATTTTAAAAGGCAATTTCTTTTTAGATAAAAGAATCAGAGTTGTTGCATCATGTGGCGGAGTAGAATTCCCTCCTGCATTAAATGAGATATACATCAGTAGAGTTAACTTGACTAAAACTGCAGAGATTGAAATTAAATTTCAAAACGATACAGTAAAACAAAAAATGGATGGAGTAATCATTGCAACCCCAAGCGGATCAACTGGTCATTCCTTTTCACTAGGAGGTCCAATCTTGCATGAGAGTTTGAATGTTTTAATAATCACACCTGTTGCACCAGTTTACAGATTGGCATCAATAGTAGTTCCAGATGAGAAAATTGAAATTATTTGTTCTCAGGATTGCAACATTGCAATGGATGCGCAAGTAATCAAAACAGCAGGATATGAAGAACCAATAATTATCAAAAAGTACAACAAACCAGCAGTCTTTGTAAGATTAAAAAAACGTGGACTGAGGCAAATGAGCAAACTTGGATTTTAG
- a CDS encoding sulfurtransferase — protein sequence MSYAHPEVLVDTEWVSQNPPNENRKIVEVDYDPVNGYQKGHINGASLIWWKRDINDPVTRDIISKKQFEALMAKNGITADTEVILYGDFNNWFAAFVFWVFKIYGHENLKIMNGGRKKWELESRDYTTDEPQLPPTKYIAQPPDEGLRAYLFDVSRALDKEDTVMVDVRSPAEFTGQITAPPEYPMEHAQRGGHIPGANNIPWATAVNDADGTFKAVEELRQNYEPKGVTPDKDVICYCRIGERSSHSWFVLKYLLGYPQVRNYDGSWTEWGNMIGNPVEK from the coding sequence ATGAGTTACGCACATCCTGAAGTTTTAGTTGATACTGAATGGGTATCACAAAATCCCCCAAATGAAAATAGAAAAATAGTTGAAGTTGATTATGATCCAGTTAATGGATATCAAAAAGGTCACATTAATGGAGCTTCCCTAATTTGGTGGAAACGTGACATTAATGATCCAGTTACAAGAGACATCATTAGCAAAAAACAATTTGAGGCTTTAATGGCTAAAAACGGAATTACTGCTGACACTGAAGTGATTCTTTATGGTGACTTTAACAACTGGTTTGCAGCATTTGTTTTCTGGGTTTTCAAAATCTATGGTCATGAGAATCTCAAAATAATGAATGGTGGACGAAAGAAATGGGAATTAGAAAGTAGAGATTACACTACTGATGAACCACAACTGCCGCCAACAAAATACATTGCACAACCTCCAGATGAAGGACTTAGGGCATATCTATTTGATGTGAGCCGTGCATTAGACAAAGAAGACACTGTAATGGTTGATGTTAGATCGCCTGCAGAGTTTACTGGTCAAATTACTGCTCCGCCAGAATATCCGATGGAGCATGCACAAAGAGGCGGGCATATTCCAGGTGCAAATAATATTCCATGGGCAACTGCAGTCAATGACGCTGATGGAACCTTCAAAGCAGTTGAAGAACTACGACAAAACTATGAGCCAAAAGGTGTAACTCCTGACAAAGATGTAATTTGTTATTGCCGAATTGGAGAAAGATCTTCTCACAGTTGGTTTGTTCTAAAATATCTGCTTGGATATCCTCAGGTTCGAAACTATGATGGTTCTTGGACTGAATGGGGTAACATGATAGGAAATCCTGTGGAAAAATAA
- a CDS encoding 4Fe-4S dicluster domain-containing protein yields the protein MSLLLKDRVYSMEAPTAKRGVYPLHGYKLGLYRLPIKLEEPVELKSVHDGLKKTFEMDMYADRIYATYRWKEQNMDDVDAKGYEEVELSVTVEIVTGEVVDIIYQIFPIEKFGDPNWVKDYRKKADHFAKMVIDTILRNTILADKMISYLAKTEKISEVAAIQKLEELTPLAKIVLGAKPKPVEAKEDDAEDDDADIEIPDGAKPGPIDVEYKSKMKSSAAYEAPEHTIKTWGRKGTSNGIMGIWGEFVSVDYDICIADGGCIEACPVGVYEWFDTPGNPASDKKPLMSKEPDCIFCLACEGVCPPQAIKIFEQK from the coding sequence ATGTCTTTACTTTTAAAAGATCGAGTTTATTCCATGGAGGCCCCAACTGCAAAGCGTGGAGTTTATCCTTTACATGGTTACAAACTTGGATTATACAGATTGCCAATTAAACTAGAAGAACCTGTAGAGCTAAAATCCGTCCATGATGGTCTCAAAAAGACGTTTGAAATGGACATGTATGCTGATAGAATTTACGCAACATATCGTTGGAAGGAGCAAAACATGGATGATGTTGATGCCAAAGGATACGAAGAAGTTGAACTTTCAGTTACAGTAGAAATTGTTACAGGTGAAGTAGTTGATATTATTTATCAAATATTTCCAATTGAAAAATTCGGTGATCCAAACTGGGTAAAAGACTATAGAAAGAAAGCAGACCATTTTGCAAAAATGGTAATTGACACTATTTTACGTAATACCATCTTGGCAGACAAGATGATATCTTATTTGGCAAAAACTGAAAAGATTTCTGAAGTTGCCGCAATTCAAAAACTAGAAGAACTCACTCCATTGGCTAAAATTGTTCTTGGTGCAAAACCAAAACCAGTTGAAGCAAAAGAAGATGATGCTGAAGATGATGATGCAGATATTGAAATCCCAGATGGTGCGAAACCAGGACCTATTGATGTTGAATACAAATCAAAGATGAAATCTTCTGCAGCATATGAAGCACCAGAACATACAATCAAGACTTGGGGCAGAAAGGGTACGAGCAATGGCATCATGGGTATTTGGGGAGAATTTGTTTCAGTAGATTATGATATTTGTATTGCTGATGGCGGTTGTATTGAAGCATGTCCAGTTGGAGTCTATGAGTGGTTTGATACTCCGGGAAATCCAGCATCTGACAAGAAACCATTGATGTCAAAAGAGCCAGATTGTATCTTTTGCCTTGCATGTGAAGGTGTATGCCCCCCACAAGCAATCAAGATCTTT